From a single Limisphaera ngatamarikiensis genomic region:
- a CDS encoding DUF5679 domain-containing protein, which yields MAEGYCVKCKTKKEIAEAVEETLKNGRKAIKGKCPTCGTVMFKMLGGRLVASAPSSPSAVDPAASTETSTETP from the coding sequence ATGGCAGAGGGTTACTGCGTCAAGTGCAAGACCAAGAAGGAGATCGCCGAGGCCGTGGAGGAGACGCTCAAGAACGGGCGCAAGGCCATCAAGGGTAAGTGCCCGACCTGCGGCACGGTGATGTTCAAGATGTTGGGTGGGCGGCTGGTTGCGTCCGCGCCTTCCAGCCCTTCGGCCGTGGATCCGGCTGCATCAACGGAAACTTCCACTGAAACCCCATGA
- a CDS encoding nucleoside-diphosphate kinase gives MSQELTYALITPYSLLKSRTGGILSRLIARTGLDFVAARMFAPSADLLERYAASLPSADDPQEPLIQQLFQDYVRQRMGPDPRTGRRKRVMMLVFQGENAVQKLRDVVGFFSRNRYAGQTIRDTYGDLVCDDAGQVRYFEPAVLIPVNPVQAENHLKLWARYSDTDGGLLENVIEYAPGEVPERTLVLLKPDNFRFPTGRPGNVIDFFSRTGLYIVAIKVHRMSVAEAVEFYGPVREVLRTKLKGVVGGRARAALERELGFGLPVEVEAGLGELLGPLYGENQFENIVRFMSGRAPSEWPKERWHEPGTEKCIALVYEGVNAVAKIRDVLGPTDPAKAPPGSIRREFGSNVMVNAAHASDSPQNAAREMAIVKPEQNQFRQVIESVYGPVA, from the coding sequence ATGAGTCAGGAACTGACGTACGCGCTGATCACCCCTTATTCGCTTTTGAAGTCCCGAACCGGAGGCATCTTGAGTCGACTGATTGCCCGGACGGGCTTGGACTTTGTGGCGGCCCGGATGTTTGCCCCATCCGCCGACTTGCTGGAACGGTACGCAGCGTCGTTACCCTCGGCGGATGATCCGCAGGAGCCGCTGATCCAGCAACTGTTCCAGGACTATGTCCGCCAACGGATGGGCCCGGACCCCAGGACCGGCCGCCGGAAACGGGTCATGATGCTGGTGTTCCAGGGCGAAAATGCGGTGCAGAAGCTGCGGGACGTGGTGGGTTTCTTTTCTCGGAACCGGTACGCCGGCCAAACCATCCGGGATACCTATGGTGACCTGGTTTGCGACGATGCCGGCCAGGTGCGGTATTTCGAGCCGGCGGTGCTGATTCCGGTCAATCCGGTCCAGGCGGAGAACCACCTGAAGCTTTGGGCCCGGTACTCCGACACGGACGGCGGCTTGCTGGAGAACGTTATCGAGTACGCTCCCGGGGAGGTGCCCGAGCGCACGTTGGTGTTGTTGAAACCGGACAATTTCCGGTTCCCCACGGGTCGGCCCGGCAATGTCATAGACTTCTTTTCGCGCACGGGCCTTTACATCGTGGCGATCAAGGTCCACCGCATGAGCGTTGCCGAGGCAGTGGAGTTCTACGGGCCGGTTCGGGAGGTGCTGCGGACCAAGCTGAAGGGTGTGGTTGGTGGTCGGGCCCGTGCGGCACTGGAGCGGGAGCTGGGGTTTGGCCTCCCCGTAGAAGTGGAGGCCGGGTTGGGTGAATTGCTCGGCCCTTTGTACGGAGAGAATCAGTTCGAAAACATTGTTCGATTCATGTCCGGGCGGGCTCCGTCGGAATGGCCCAAAGAACGGTGGCATGAGCCGGGTACGGAGAAGTGCATCGCCCTGGTCTACGAGGGCGTGAATGCCGTGGCCAAAATCCGCGACGTGCTGGGGCCCACCGATCCGGCCAAGGCCCCGCCGGGCTCCATACGGAGGGAGTTTGGGTCCAATGTCATGGTCAACGCCGCCCACGCGAGCGATTCTCCACAAAATGCAGCCCGGGAAATGGCCATCGTGAAGCCGGAACAGAACCAGTTCCGGCAGGTGATCGAGTCTGTGTACGGCCCCGTGGCCTGA
- a CDS encoding T9SS type A sorting domain-containing protein, with protein sequence MSRQHRSFNQSQLRWGLWMLLLAMGCGGFSPANAAVPLPAAQQFVPGQWRSWEELPESRLRASLARLAPEARQRAVAWLQSFQFTGADCDSLEVDADGGVFYRCRFVVTPMPASAAPAEPSPGTAQAPLPVSPFPDSLKFHSRPGAPNVIFLNFAGETVTNTQWNTDLGRAVIPALPFSMDADFTTFSDSEQAVIRAVWQRVAEDYAPFDVDVTTERPAVFNNRTAMVLITRNTDANGDPNPSSDAGGVSYVNVFGTLFYARYRPCWVYANNLGFVESYIAEASSHEAGHNLGLSHDGRTDGVEYYAGHGSGDISWAPIMGAGYNRNVTQWSKGEYYLANNTQDDLAVIASKLTYRPDDHGQTPATATALVLTGGTNIVSTTPLTDPANTNRANKGVIEKNDDADWFSLVTGTGPVRLTVWPWVMPSGTRGGNLDLAVELYDSAGNLLLTNNPPDTTSATISTQLQAGMYFLVVRNSGAGDPFAPVPSGYSAYGSLGQYFIEGWVTDPSGVVVPPVAELTVADITEPGQARQLLTVVYSDNAAIQVSTVGDGDLWVTGPNGYAQPVRLESVNPVTNAASVTAVYSLPPPNGLAWSVADNGTYEVWMVGGAVGDIEGGWVSAGLLGRFTVAVPIVYYEARMDEDPGWTLDPLWQYGVPAYSSGGPTGGATGSRIIGYNLSGNYENNLPMRYATTPPFSTVGATSLSLRFQRWLRLRRGDSAVIEVSTNGTDWIRVWSANGAVTDNAWRQVQYELPAPVVGARAVQVRWGLGSNPSQSDLGWHLDDVQVLGQGVWDQAPPRPVLRVSDITLAGTITHSCTVEFEDETAVRLASLDSADLWITGPNGYAEWAAFVGADAPMDAARITATYSIPAPNGAWEPEHNGIYTVTLVAGAVEDVWGHATPETVLGTFEVRVAAPESPTLAVFPEEGWAAGGPQGGPFTPAEAVYVVTNSGNASLRFAVESDAAWLQALPHEADLAPGESRLVQATLTPEAAGLAPGIYTATLSFQNLSASQSPIPRPVSLEVRAPRQFLVQVTSEPPDWGEVQPGGGTFTEGAFVTFQAVPRNWFAFAEWGGDVRATTNPITLVVTQDMTLVARFVELTTTNHPTPLWWLAALGYTNDFETAVESTGANGLPLWQSYIAGLDPSDPASQLRLEIRPELESATLRLEWDPQPGRLYTLWEAESPDGPYARVSGAVDLDSSVRTWTVPLGVSRARYYRLSVRLDSGGGS encoded by the coding sequence ATGAGTCGGCAGCACAGGTCTTTTAACCAGAGCCAGTTGCGATGGGGCCTTTGGATGCTTCTCCTTGCCATGGGCTGTGGAGGTTTTTCCCCGGCCAATGCCGCGGTCCCGCTACCGGCAGCCCAACAGTTTGTGCCCGGTCAATGGCGCAGCTGGGAGGAGCTTCCCGAAAGCCGGTTGCGAGCTTCGTTGGCACGCCTGGCTCCGGAGGCGCGGCAGAGGGCTGTGGCATGGTTGCAAAGCTTTCAGTTCACCGGCGCGGATTGCGACTCGCTTGAAGTTGATGCCGACGGCGGGGTGTTTTATCGGTGCCGCTTTGTTGTGACGCCGATGCCGGCGTCCGCAGCTCCGGCTGAGCCGAGCCCGGGGACAGCGCAGGCCCCCCTTCCGGTAAGCCCGTTTCCAGATTCCCTCAAGTTCCACAGCCGGCCGGGCGCGCCCAACGTAATTTTCCTGAATTTTGCCGGGGAGACGGTGACCAACACGCAGTGGAATACCGACCTGGGCCGAGCGGTCATCCCGGCCCTGCCCTTCAGCATGGACGCGGACTTTACCACCTTTAGCGACAGTGAGCAGGCGGTGATCCGGGCGGTCTGGCAACGAGTGGCCGAGGACTATGCACCGTTTGACGTGGACGTGACCACGGAGCGTCCGGCCGTGTTCAACAATCGCACGGCAATGGTGCTGATCACTCGAAACACCGACGCCAACGGAGACCCCAACCCGTCCAGCGACGCCGGCGGTGTCAGTTACGTGAACGTGTTCGGCACCCTTTTCTACGCCCGGTACCGGCCCTGCTGGGTGTATGCCAACAACCTGGGATTCGTGGAATCGTACATCGCAGAGGCATCGTCGCATGAGGCCGGGCACAACCTGGGTCTCAGCCACGATGGCCGGACCGACGGCGTGGAATACTACGCCGGACACGGATCCGGCGACATTTCCTGGGCGCCGATCATGGGGGCCGGCTATAACCGCAACGTTACGCAGTGGAGCAAGGGCGAATACTATCTGGCCAACAATACCCAGGATGATCTCGCGGTGATTGCCTCCAAGCTGACCTACCGGCCCGACGACCACGGCCAAACGCCCGCAACGGCCACGGCCCTGGTACTGACCGGAGGCACCAACATCGTTTCCACAACCCCTCTAACCGATCCCGCCAACACCAACCGCGCCAACAAGGGCGTAATCGAAAAAAACGACGACGCGGACTGGTTCTCCTTAGTGACCGGGACCGGGCCGGTTCGCCTGACCGTCTGGCCCTGGGTCATGCCGTCCGGCACGCGGGGCGGGAATCTTGACCTGGCCGTGGAACTTTACGACTCAGCCGGCAATCTTTTGCTCACGAACAACCCGCCCGATACCACTTCCGCTACGATCTCCACCCAGTTACAGGCCGGTATGTACTTCTTGGTCGTCCGCAACAGCGGTGCCGGTGACCCGTTCGCACCGGTTCCGTCCGGTTACTCCGCCTACGGCAGCCTCGGCCAGTACTTTATCGAAGGTTGGGTCACGGATCCCTCGGGCGTTGTGGTGCCGCCGGTGGCCGAGCTGACCGTGGCCGACATCACCGAGCCCGGTCAGGCTCGGCAACTCCTGACCGTGGTCTACTCGGACAATGCCGCCATCCAGGTGAGCACCGTGGGCGATGGGGATTTGTGGGTGACCGGGCCCAACGGATACGCGCAGCCGGTGCGGCTGGAAAGCGTCAATCCCGTCACGAACGCGGCCTCGGTCACGGCCGTTTACAGTCTGCCCCCTCCGAACGGGCTCGCATGGTCTGTGGCGGACAATGGAACGTACGAGGTGTGGATGGTGGGCGGCGCGGTCGGCGATATCGAGGGGGGCTGGGTGTCCGCCGGGCTTCTGGGGCGGTTTACCGTGGCAGTCCCCATTGTTTATTACGAGGCCAGAATGGACGAAGATCCGGGTTGGACTTTGGATCCGCTCTGGCAATACGGCGTTCCCGCGTATTCCAGCGGCGGGCCCACCGGCGGCGCCACCGGATCGCGGATCATCGGGTACAACCTGTCCGGGAATTACGAGAACAACCTGCCCATGCGTTACGCCACCACCCCGCCCTTCTCCACCGTGGGAGCGACCAGCTTGAGCCTGCGTTTTCAGCGGTGGCTGCGCCTGCGGCGCGGCGATTCCGCCGTGATCGAGGTCTCCACCAATGGAACGGACTGGATAAGGGTCTGGTCTGCAAACGGAGCTGTCACCGACAACGCATGGCGACAGGTGCAATACGAGCTGCCGGCCCCGGTCGTGGGCGCTCGGGCCGTGCAGGTTCGCTGGGGCCTGGGTTCCAACCCATCCCAGTCCGACCTGGGCTGGCACCTGGACGACGTACAGGTGCTGGGCCAGGGTGTATGGGATCAAGCCCCACCGCGGCCGGTTCTCCGGGTTTCCGACATCACCCTGGCGGGTACAATCACGCACTCTTGCACCGTGGAGTTTGAAGACGAAACCGCCGTGCGCCTGGCAAGCCTGGACTCGGCCGACCTCTGGATCACCGGCCCCAATGGCTATGCGGAATGGGCGGCCTTTGTCGGTGCGGACGCGCCCATGGACGCGGCCCGGATCACCGCCACCTACTCGATTCCGGCTCCCAACGGGGCATGGGAACCCGAGCACAACGGGATTTACACCGTGACCCTGGTCGCAGGCGCTGTTGAGGATGTCTGGGGCCACGCCACGCCGGAGACGGTTTTGGGCACTTTTGAGGTCCGGGTTGCAGCGCCGGAATCCCCTACCCTGGCGGTTTTTCCGGAAGAAGGCTGGGCGGCCGGTGGACCGCAGGGCGGACCCTTCACCCCGGCCGAAGCGGTGTATGTGGTAACGAACTCCGGAAATGCGAGCCTTCGGTTTGCCGTGGAATCGGACGCAGCCTGGTTACAGGCGCTGCCCCACGAGGCAGACCTGGCTCCCGGCGAAAGTCGCCTTGTGCAGGCGACCCTCACCCCGGAGGCCGCGGGCCTGGCACCGGGGATCTACACCGCCACGCTGAGCTTCCAAAATCTTTCAGCCAGCCAAAGTCCGATTCCACGCCCGGTCAGCCTCGAAGTACGTGCACCCCGCCAGTTCCTCGTCCAGGTCACGTCGGAACCGCCGGACTGGGGTGAGGTTCAACCCGGGGGCGGGACCTTCACAGAAGGCGCTTTCGTGACGTTTCAGGCCGTGCCGCGGAACTGGTTTGCCTTTGCGGAATGGGGTGGAGACGTCCGGGCCACCACCAATCCGATCACCCTGGTCGTGACGCAGGACATGACGCTGGTGGCACGGTTTGTTGAGCTCACCACCACCAATCATCCCACACCTCTTTGGTGGCTGGCGGCCCTCGGCTATACGAATGATTTTGAGACGGCTGTCGAGAGCACGGGCGCCAACGGATTGCCGCTGTGGCAGTCGTACATCGCCGGATTAGACCCGTCCGACCCTGCCAGTCAGCTGCGGTTGGAAATCCGGCCGGAATTGGAGTCGGCCACCTTGCGACTGGAGTGGGACCCCCAACCCGGCCGCCTGTACACCCTGTGGGAGGCCGAGTCGCCCGATGGACCGTACGCGCGGGTTTCCGGCGCAGTGGACCTGGACTCCTCGGTGCGAACGTGGACCGTGCCCCTGGGCGTCTCCCGTGCGCGTTATTACCGACTGAGCGTCCGGCTCGACAGCGGAGGCGGTTCCTGA
- a CDS encoding DHH family phosphoesterase — protein sequence MVPLPKPDVILTHESDLDGLLAGVLLRRLAEAEFGERPRLEAWSYHGLRQRPMHETVAWVTDLSWESRMDRPHWVIIDHHPYETPPKHAHLIHDPHKSAALLCYELCRQAGLGSPQLDRLVHLSNVADLFLDSDPDFELASDYANLVKIYGFWNLMTLVDEQIERLLDHPLLEVMRVKRQVENPIGLAWSRENIVEIAPGVGLVETVVGNPNLIMHALLDDPGVRYSVLMTLVRRGNGAMAVSLRSRHGEASAIAARLQGGGHPNAAAATLPRSVRTPQDAVQYLRQVLNPKGEVHLNPLQDLFA from the coding sequence ATGGTGCCGTTGCCCAAGCCGGACGTCATTCTGACGCATGAAAGTGATTTGGACGGTCTGTTGGCGGGGGTTTTGCTCCGTCGGTTGGCCGAGGCCGAGTTCGGAGAACGCCCCCGCCTAGAGGCGTGGAGTTATCACGGCTTGCGGCAACGCCCCATGCATGAGACAGTCGCCTGGGTCACGGACCTGAGCTGGGAAAGTCGGATGGACCGTCCGCACTGGGTCATCATCGATCATCACCCGTACGAGACCCCGCCCAAGCACGCCCACCTGATTCATGATCCGCACAAGTCCGCCGCCTTGCTTTGTTACGAGCTGTGCCGGCAGGCCGGCCTCGGTTCGCCCCAACTCGACCGGCTGGTGCACCTGAGCAACGTGGCCGACCTCTTTCTGGACAGCGACCCCGACTTCGAGCTGGCCAGCGACTATGCCAACCTGGTCAAGATTTACGGGTTTTGGAATCTCATGACTCTGGTGGACGAGCAGATCGAACGATTGCTGGACCACCCGTTGCTGGAGGTGATGCGGGTCAAACGACAGGTCGAAAACCCCATCGGTCTTGCTTGGAGCCGCGAAAACATCGTGGAGATCGCCCCCGGCGTGGGCCTCGTCGAAACCGTGGTGGGCAATCCCAACCTCATTATGCACGCGTTGCTGGATGATCCCGGCGTGCGGTACTCGGTCTTGATGACCCTTGTCCGCCGCGGTAATGGCGCCATGGCCGTCAGCCTGCGAAGTCGTCACGGTGAAGCCTCGGCCATCGCCGCCCGACTGCAAGGCGGCGGGCACCCCAACGCGGCTGCGGCCACCCTGCCCCGCTCGGTCCGGACCCCGCAAGATGCGGTTCAGTACCTGAGGCAGGTTTTGAACCCCAAGGGTGAAGTCCACCTGAATCCCCTGCAGGATCTTTTCGCCTGA
- a CDS encoding sodium-translocating pyrophosphatase, which produces MRALTTAMMLFGGSFVSVMASEAELRLPSLREVHFPALGGVSGYALMLLGIAVCAIGALFGLVQYLQTKALPVHEAMRNVSNLIWETCKSYLIQQGKFLALLWALIGICIIYYFGSLRHMPAGSVLVILLSSVLGILGSYGVAWFGMRINTQANSRSAFAALKGLPWPPLAIPMRSGMSVGLLLISVELFFMICILVFLPPELTGPCFIGFAIGESLGASALRICGGIFTKIADIGSDLMKIVFKLPEDDPKNPGVIADCTGDNAGDSVGPTADGFETYGVTGVALIAFLALTLGSEGLTGAICAKLITWLFVMRIMMIVTSLVAYGLNQAIFGAKYGTARDFHPEKPLTWLVWLTSAISIVLTFVVSKLMLGDFQDVHGQPQPDLWWVLSVIISCGTAAGALIPEFTKIFTSTNAKHTQEIVTASRQGGASLNILSGFVAGNFSAFWQGLLMLTLMLVAALMAGHQALQSIMPEGIGFAAPIFAFGLVAFGFLGMGPVTIAVDSFGPVSDNAQSVYELSQIESVPNVEQDIQSKFGFKPDFKAAKHNLEKNDGAGNTFKATAKPVLIGTAVVGATTMIFGIILLLDKEFGDVISKLSLVQPEIVLGFLMGGAVIYWFTGASTQAVVTGAYRAVVYIKENLDLSAKAASMEDSKEVVRICTVYAQRGMINIFIAIFCMSLALAFFNAYFFIGYLISIAFFGLFQAVFMANAGGAWDNAKKIVEVDLRQKGTELHAATVVGDTVGDPFKDTSSVSMNPIIKFTTLFGLLAVEIAVAMQKAGKVGLKTGIAVVLLIIALAFVYRSFYAMRIPEEK; this is translated from the coding sequence ATGCGGGCACTAACAACGGCGATGATGCTTTTTGGGGGCAGCTTCGTTTCGGTCATGGCCAGCGAGGCGGAATTGAGGCTGCCGAGTTTGCGTGAGGTTCATTTTCCCGCCCTGGGCGGGGTCAGTGGCTACGCCCTGATGCTCCTGGGCATCGCGGTGTGCGCCATCGGGGCGCTGTTTGGGCTGGTGCAGTACCTGCAGACGAAGGCGTTGCCGGTGCACGAGGCGATGCGGAATGTCTCCAACCTCATTTGGGAGACCTGCAAAAGTTACCTGATCCAGCAGGGGAAATTCCTGGCCCTGCTTTGGGCGCTGATCGGGATCTGCATCATTTATTACTTCGGATCGCTGCGGCACATGCCGGCCGGTAGCGTGTTGGTGATCCTGCTTTCCTCGGTCCTGGGGATCCTGGGCAGTTACGGGGTGGCCTGGTTTGGCATGCGGATCAACACCCAGGCCAACAGCCGTTCTGCGTTTGCCGCCCTGAAGGGTTTGCCCTGGCCGCCTCTGGCGATCCCCATGCGCTCCGGCATGAGTGTGGGCCTGCTCCTGATCAGTGTGGAGCTGTTCTTCATGATCTGCATCCTGGTCTTCCTGCCGCCGGAGCTGACCGGTCCGTGCTTCATCGGGTTTGCCATCGGCGAGTCGCTGGGTGCATCGGCCCTCCGTATCTGCGGCGGCATCTTTACAAAGATTGCCGACATCGGGTCCGACCTCATGAAGATCGTCTTCAAGCTGCCGGAGGACGACCCGAAGAACCCGGGCGTCATTGCCGACTGCACCGGGGACAATGCGGGCGACTCGGTGGGGCCCACGGCGGACGGGTTTGAGACCTATGGCGTGACGGGGGTTGCCCTGATTGCGTTCCTTGCGCTCACCTTGGGGTCCGAAGGCCTGACCGGGGCCATTTGTGCCAAGCTGATCACGTGGCTCTTCGTGATGCGCATCATGATGATCGTGACCTCGCTGGTGGCCTACGGGCTCAACCAGGCCATCTTCGGGGCCAAATACGGCACGGCCCGGGATTTCCACCCCGAAAAGCCGCTGACCTGGTTGGTGTGGTTGACCTCGGCCATTTCGATCGTTCTCACCTTTGTGGTCAGCAAACTGATGCTGGGTGACTTCCAGGATGTGCATGGTCAGCCCCAGCCGGATCTGTGGTGGGTGTTGTCGGTGATCATCTCCTGCGGTACTGCGGCGGGCGCGCTGATACCGGAGTTCACCAAGATTTTCACCAGCACCAACGCCAAGCACACCCAGGAGATCGTGACCGCCTCACGGCAGGGCGGCGCCTCGCTGAACATCCTGTCGGGTTTTGTGGCGGGCAATTTCTCGGCCTTCTGGCAGGGCTTGTTGATGCTGACCCTCATGCTGGTGGCAGCCCTGATGGCGGGCCATCAGGCGCTTCAATCCATCATGCCCGAGGGCATCGGGTTCGCCGCGCCGATCTTCGCCTTTGGCCTGGTGGCGTTCGGCTTCCTCGGCATGGGCCCGGTGACCATTGCCGTGGACAGCTTTGGTCCCGTGTCCGACAACGCCCAGTCGGTGTACGAACTGAGCCAGATCGAGTCGGTGCCCAACGTCGAACAGGACATCCAGAGCAAGTTCGGGTTCAAACCTGATTTCAAGGCCGCCAAACACAATCTGGAGAAGAACGACGGGGCGGGGAACACCTTCAAGGCCACGGCCAAACCCGTGCTGATTGGCACGGCCGTCGTGGGGGCCACCACGATGATCTTCGGGATCATCCTGTTGTTGGACAAGGAATTCGGCGACGTGATCAGCAAGTTGTCGCTGGTCCAGCCCGAGATCGTGCTGGGCTTCCTGATGGGCGGAGCGGTGATCTATTGGTTCACCGGGGCATCGACGCAGGCGGTGGTCACCGGTGCGTATCGCGCCGTGGTGTACATCAAGGAGAACCTTGACCTCAGCGCCAAGGCGGCCTCGATGGAGGACAGCAAAGAGGTGGTCCGGATCTGCACCGTGTACGCCCAGCGGGGCATGATCAACATCTTCATTGCCATCTTCTGCATGTCCCTGGCGCTGGCCTTCTTCAACGCCTACTTCTTCATCGGTTATCTGATCTCGATTGCCTTCTTTGGTTTGTTCCAGGCCGTGTTCATGGCCAACGCCGGTGGTGCCTGGGATAATGCCAAGAAGATCGTGGAGGTGGACCTGCGCCAGAAGGGCACCGAGCTTCACGCCGCCACCGTGGTGGGCGACACCGTGGGTGATCCGTTCAAGGACACCAGTTCGGTGTCCATGAACCCCATCATCAAGTTCACCACGCTTTTCGGATTGCTGGCCGTTGAAATCGCCGTGGCCATGCAGAAGGCCGGGAAGGTCGGGCTGAAGACCGGGATTGCGGTGGTCCTGCTGATCATCGCCCTGGCCTTCGTGTACCGTTCCTTCTACGCCATGCGGATTCCCGAGGAGAAGTAA
- the rpiB gene encoding ribose 5-phosphate isomerase B translates to MKTILFVCTGNVCRSPMAEGLFRHAVQGRGDYRVLSAGLGALEGQPPSAHAVQAMKELGIDISGHRSRSLTADLVAQADYIFGMTHGHVEGILLLFPEAAEKTFLLREFDDSVEGFDKDISDPIGGSYEVYVRCRDQIRDAIQTLLPVLERDLMEAQRTAWEAGPVAVGADHAGFALKQALVQALQQRGTEVLDLGTHSPDSTDYPDYAHAVARAVADRRARWGILCCSTGIGMSIAANKVPGVRAALVHDVEEAALARRHNDANVLCFSGRRTTPEQALAMIDAFLQAQFEGGRHERRVHKLESCCAGRTGLRHVDPAVAALIEQERLRQQENLELIASENFASPAVLEAQGSVLTNKYAEGYPRRRWYGGCEFVDQIEQLAIDRAKKLFGAEHANVQPHCGSATNMAVYFAFLKPGDKILTMDLSHGGHLTHGHRANFSGKFFEVIHYGVRREDELIDYDELLRLAREHRPRMITVGASAYPRIIDFARMAQIAQEVGAYLLADIAHIAGLVAAGLHPSPVPYADFVTTTTHKTLRGPRGGLILCREKYAKEIDAMVFPGIQGGPLEHVIAAKAVCFEEAMQPSFRAYQEQILKNARALAEGLKRNGFRLVSGGTDNHLMLVDVGARGLTGKDCQAALDEAGITVNKNTIPFETRSPFLASGIRIGTPAVTTRGMKEPEMAAIADMISEVLMDLNNHEAIAKVRQRVRELTSRFPLPY, encoded by the coding sequence ATGAAGACGATTCTCTTTGTTTGCACGGGCAATGTGTGCCGCAGTCCGATGGCCGAGGGGCTTTTCCGCCATGCGGTTCAGGGCCGCGGCGACTATCGGGTCCTCTCCGCAGGCTTGGGCGCCCTCGAAGGTCAACCCCCCAGTGCCCATGCCGTCCAGGCCATGAAGGAGCTCGGCATCGATATTTCCGGCCACCGAAGCCGCTCGCTCACGGCCGATCTGGTGGCCCAGGCGGACTACATCTTCGGCATGACGCACGGCCATGTGGAGGGGATTCTCCTGCTGTTTCCCGAAGCCGCCGAAAAGACCTTTTTGCTGCGTGAGTTTGACGATTCGGTGGAGGGTTTCGACAAGGACATCAGCGACCCCATCGGCGGTTCCTATGAGGTGTACGTCCGGTGCCGGGACCAGATCCGCGACGCCATCCAGACCCTTTTGCCCGTCCTGGAACGCGATCTGATGGAGGCGCAGCGAACCGCCTGGGAGGCGGGGCCGGTGGCCGTGGGCGCCGATCATGCCGGGTTTGCCCTGAAACAGGCACTGGTGCAGGCCCTGCAGCAACGCGGCACGGAGGTTCTGGACCTTGGCACCCACAGCCCTGATTCCACGGATTACCCGGATTACGCCCACGCGGTGGCGAGGGCTGTGGCCGACCGGCGGGCTCGCTGGGGGATCCTCTGCTGCAGCACCGGCATCGGCATGAGCATCGCCGCCAACAAGGTGCCGGGTGTACGGGCCGCCCTGGTGCATGACGTGGAAGAAGCCGCCCTGGCTCGGCGTCACAACGACGCCAACGTGCTCTGCTTCTCCGGACGGCGCACCACTCCGGAGCAGGCGCTGGCCATGATTGACGCGTTCCTCCAGGCCCAGTTCGAAGGGGGCCGACACGAACGCCGGGTGCACAAGCTGGAGAGTTGTTGCGCCGGTCGAACCGGCCTTCGGCACGTGGACCCGGCCGTGGCCGCCCTGATTGAACAGGAGCGTTTGCGCCAGCAGGAGAACCTCGAATTGATCGCAAGTGAGAATTTCGCCAGCCCGGCCGTCCTGGAAGCCCAGGGATCCGTGCTGACGAACAAGTATGCCGAGGGTTATCCCCGCCGGCGCTGGTACGGCGGTTGCGAGTTCGTGGACCAGATCGAACAACTGGCGATTGACCGCGCGAAGAAACTCTTCGGCGCCGAACACGCCAACGTGCAGCCCCATTGCGGCTCGGCCACCAACATGGCCGTGTACTTCGCATTCCTGAAGCCGGGCGACAAGATCCTCACCATGGACCTGAGCCACGGGGGCCATCTCACGCACGGGCACCGGGCCAATTTCTCCGGCAAGTTTTTCGAGGTCATCCACTATGGCGTCCGGCGCGAGGACGAGCTGATTGACTACGATGAGTTGTTGCGACTCGCCAGGGAGCATCGGCCGCGCATGATCACCGTCGGGGCCAGTGCGTACCCGCGGATCATTGACTTTGCCCGGATGGCCCAGATCGCCCAGGAGGTCGGAGCCTATCTGCTGGCCGACATCGCGCACATCGCCGGCCTTGTGGCGGCCGGACTGCATCCCAGCCCGGTGCCGTATGCGGATTTTGTCACCACCACCACGCACAAGACCCTGCGCGGGCCGCGGGGCGGATTGATCCTGTGCCGTGAAAAATACGCCAAGGAAATCGACGCCATGGTGTTCCCCGGCATCCAGGGCGGCCCGCTGGAGCATGTCATCGCGGCCAAGGCGGTTTGCTTCGAGGAAGCCATGCAGCCGTCCTTCCGCGCCTATCAGGAACAGATCCTCAAGAACGCCAGGGCCCTGGCGGAGGGACTCAAGCGAAACGGGTTCCGGCTGGTCAGCGGCGGCACCGACAATCACCTAATGCTGGTGGACGTGGGTGCACGGGGTTTGACGGGCAAGGATTGCCAGGCCGCACTGGACGAAGCCGGCATCACCGTCAACAAGAACACCATCCCCTTCGAAACCCGGTCCCCTTTCCTGGCCAGCGGCATCCGCATCGGTACACCGGCGGTCACCACGCGGGGGATGAAAGAGCCGGAGATGGCCGCCATTGCCGACATGATCAGCGAGGTGCTGATGGACCTGAACAATCACGAAGCCATCGCCAAGGTCCGACAGCGGGTGCGGGAGCTCACCTCGCGATTCCCCCTCCCCTACTGA